The Benincasa hispida cultivar B227 chromosome 11, ASM972705v1, whole genome shotgun sequence genome has a segment encoding these proteins:
- the LOC120089705 gene encoding basic endochitinase-like isoform X1: MRKMHCFISLTFVLLTPATSSAQPCGGGGGESPDAMCPKGLCSAGLRFCGSGFVRRCGSDLTNVSAISKLGGVISAADFDGMLKHRNDRKCEGNGFYSYEAFVMAAAVFDGFGTTGNLDTRKREVAAFLAQTSHETKGGWAGAADGPYAWGYCYVNSNDKDPSCISTPNWPCASGKHYYGRGPFQITYNFNYGAAGKAIGVDLINNPDLVATNPIISFKTALWFWMTSQGNKPSCHDVMTGKWIPSDEDISAKRFPGYGLTINLIGGINECSSDTDARAVDRVGFFQRYCDILNIPYGDNLDCFDQKPFT, encoded by the exons ATGAGAAAAATGCATTGTTTCATATCCCTAACTTTCGTTCTCTTGACACCGGCGACGTCATCGGCGCAGCCATGTGGCGGAGGAGGAGGAGAATCGCCAGATGCGATGTGTCCAAAAGGCCTCTGCAGCGCCGGGTTGAGGTTCTGCGGATCCGGATTTGTGAGGCGATGTGGTTCAGATCTAACAAATGTAAGCGCTATCAGCAAACTCGGCGGCGTAATTAGCGCCGCGGATTTCGACGGAATGCTTAAACATCGAAACGATCGGAAATGCGAGGGGAATGGATTTTACAGCTATGAGGCTTTTGTGATGGCGGCGGCGGTGTTTGACGGCTTCGGCACCACCGGGAATCTGGACACCAGGAAGAGGGAGGTCGCTGCTTTCCTCGCTCAAACATCTCACGAGACCAAAG gagGATGGGCAGGTGCAGCAGATGGCCCATATGCATGGGGCTATTGCTATGTTAATTCAAACGACAAGGATCCATCTTGTATTTCTACACCCAATTGGCCTTGTGCATCTGGCAAGCATTATTACGGTCGAGGTCCCTTCCAAATCACCTA TAACTTCAACTATGGGGCCGCCGGAAAAGCAATTGGAGTGGATCTCATAAACAATCCTGATCTAGTGGCTACCAATCCAATCATATCATTCAAAACCGCCTTATGGTTTTGGATGACTTCCCAAGGAAACAAACCATCATGTCATGATGTTATGACGGGTAAATGGATACCATCCGATGAAGATATATCAGCTAAGAGATTTCCTGGTTATGGTCTAACCATTAACTTAATCGGTGGTATTAATGAATGTAGTAGTGACACCGATGCTCGAGCAGTTGATCGGGTTGGTTTCTTCCAAAGGTATTGTGACATATTGAATATTCCATATGGTGACAACTTGGATTGTTTCGATCAAAAGCCCTTTACCTAA
- the LOC120089891 gene encoding uncharacterized protein LOC120089891 isoform X1, which translates to MNPSTNSSTHFRFWCLDKSCLVDAIWRSSSMEAYRSSSPNRPLQIDLEVEGDEFSNGFNLLSCSSILRVVGWDLEGKLRGRRHQALVSMNAGWQRRNSRRECPCLPKKLRKEARVLLNFFGSNCTKKDGRRESWRQRRDRNRILKRGGHVHCRTLNLYIENKWIEEEDKAFKDPSCDRTVQKSILQEIKSPHAFMAQR; encoded by the exons ATGAATCCATCGACCAATTCGTCCACCCATTTTCGGTTTTGGTGTCTCGATAAGAGCTGTTTGGTGGATGCCATTTGGAGAAGCTCATCCATGGAAGCGTATAGATCGTCCAGTCCCAACAGGCCGTTGCAGATTGATTTGGAGGTTGAAGGAGATGAGTTCTCCAATGGCTTCAACTTGCTCAGTTGCTCTTCGATTCTTAGAGTGGTGGGATGGGATCTAGAAG GGAAGTTAAGAGGGAGGAGACATCAAGCGTTGGTTTCAATGAATGCAGGTTGGCAGCGGAGAAATAGCCGGCGGGAGTGTCCTTGTTTGCCCAAAAAACTGAGAAAG GAGGCAAGGGTGCTgcttaatttctttggatcaaatTGCACGAAAAAAGATGGAAGGAGAGAATCTTGGAGGCAAAGAAGAGACAGAAACAGAATATTAAAAAGGGGAGGTCACGTACATTGCAGAACACTGAACTTGTACATTGAAAACAAATggatagaagaagaagacaaggCCTTCAAGGATCCATCATGTGACCGTACAGTTCAAAAG tctattttgcaggaaatcaagtcaccgcatgcgttcatggctcaaagataa
- the LOC120089705 gene encoding basic endochitinase-like isoform X2, translating to MRKMHCFISLTFVLLTPATSSAQPCGGGGGESPDAMCPKGLCSAGLRFCGSGFVRRCGSDLTNVSAISKLGGVISAADFDGMLKHRNDRKCEGNGFYSYEAFVMAAAVFDGFGTTGNLDTRKREVAAFLAQTSHETKGAADGPYAWGYCYVNSNDKDPSCISTPNWPCASGKHYYGRGPFQITYNFNYGAAGKAIGVDLINNPDLVATNPIISFKTALWFWMTSQGNKPSCHDVMTGKWIPSDEDISAKRFPGYGLTINLIGGINECSSDTDARAVDRVGFFQRYCDILNIPYGDNLDCFDQKPFT from the exons ATGAGAAAAATGCATTGTTTCATATCCCTAACTTTCGTTCTCTTGACACCGGCGACGTCATCGGCGCAGCCATGTGGCGGAGGAGGAGGAGAATCGCCAGATGCGATGTGTCCAAAAGGCCTCTGCAGCGCCGGGTTGAGGTTCTGCGGATCCGGATTTGTGAGGCGATGTGGTTCAGATCTAACAAATGTAAGCGCTATCAGCAAACTCGGCGGCGTAATTAGCGCCGCGGATTTCGACGGAATGCTTAAACATCGAAACGATCGGAAATGCGAGGGGAATGGATTTTACAGCTATGAGGCTTTTGTGATGGCGGCGGCGGTGTTTGACGGCTTCGGCACCACCGGGAATCTGGACACCAGGAAGAGGGAGGTCGCTGCTTTCCTCGCTCAAACATCTCACGAGACCAAAG GTGCAGCAGATGGCCCATATGCATGGGGCTATTGCTATGTTAATTCAAACGACAAGGATCCATCTTGTATTTCTACACCCAATTGGCCTTGTGCATCTGGCAAGCATTATTACGGTCGAGGTCCCTTCCAAATCACCTA TAACTTCAACTATGGGGCCGCCGGAAAAGCAATTGGAGTGGATCTCATAAACAATCCTGATCTAGTGGCTACCAATCCAATCATATCATTCAAAACCGCCTTATGGTTTTGGATGACTTCCCAAGGAAACAAACCATCATGTCATGATGTTATGACGGGTAAATGGATACCATCCGATGAAGATATATCAGCTAAGAGATTTCCTGGTTATGGTCTAACCATTAACTTAATCGGTGGTATTAATGAATGTAGTAGTGACACCGATGCTCGAGCAGTTGATCGGGTTGGTTTCTTCCAAAGGTATTGTGACATATTGAATATTCCATATGGTGACAACTTGGATTGTTTCGATCAAAAGCCCTTTACCTAA
- the LOC120089891 gene encoding uncharacterized protein LOC120089891 isoform X2, which yields MNPSTNSSTHFRFWCLDKSCLVDAIWRSSSMEAYRSSSPNRPLQIDLEVEGDEFSNGFNLLSCSSILRVVGWDLEGKLRGRRHQALVSMNAGWQRRNSRRECPCLPKKLRKEARVLLNFFGSNCTKKDGRRESWRQRRDRNRILKRGGHVHCRTLNLYIENKWIEEEDKAFKDPSCDRTVQKEIKSPHAFMAQR from the exons ATGAATCCATCGACCAATTCGTCCACCCATTTTCGGTTTTGGTGTCTCGATAAGAGCTGTTTGGTGGATGCCATTTGGAGAAGCTCATCCATGGAAGCGTATAGATCGTCCAGTCCCAACAGGCCGTTGCAGATTGATTTGGAGGTTGAAGGAGATGAGTTCTCCAATGGCTTCAACTTGCTCAGTTGCTCTTCGATTCTTAGAGTGGTGGGATGGGATCTAGAAG GGAAGTTAAGAGGGAGGAGACATCAAGCGTTGGTTTCAATGAATGCAGGTTGGCAGCGGAGAAATAGCCGGCGGGAGTGTCCTTGTTTGCCCAAAAAACTGAGAAAG GAGGCAAGGGTGCTgcttaatttctttggatcaaatTGCACGAAAAAAGATGGAAGGAGAGAATCTTGGAGGCAAAGAAGAGACAGAAACAGAATATTAAAAAGGGGAGGTCACGTACATTGCAGAACACTGAACTTGTACATTGAAAACAAATggatagaagaagaagacaaggCCTTCAAGGATCCATCATGTGACCGTACAGTTCAAAAG gaaatcaagtcaccgcatgcgttcatggctcaaagataa
- the LOC120091903 gene encoding ganglioside-induced differentiation-associated protein 2: protein MATQLQPQLPPPPDQNHLEKLDVFKIKGRDKQGRRILRITGKFFPARIVSLDVLKKHLEEKIFPRLKNKRFTILYFHTGVQRSQNFPGIAALRSIYDAIPAAVKANLEAVYFVHPDLQARLFLATLGRIFFTSEVYGKVRYVSRIDLLWEHVRRNEIEVPEFIYDHDEDLEYRPMMDYGLESDHPRVYGAPSVESHVYSMRCIS from the exons ATGGCCACTCAGCTTCAGCCTCAACTTCCTCCTCCGCCGGACCAAAACCATCTCGAAAAACTCGACGTCTTCAAGATCAAAGGCAGAGACAAACAAGGCCGCCGCATTCTCCGCATCACCGGAAAATTCTTTCCAG CGCGGATTGTGAGTTTGGATGTGCTGAAAAAGCATCTGGAGGAGAAGATCTTCCCTAGGCTTAAGAACAAGCGTTTTACGATCTTGTACTTTCATACCGGCGTTCAAAGGAGCCAAAATTTCCCCGGAATCGCCGCCCTCCGATCAATCTATGACGCAATTCCGGCCGCCGTCAAGGCTAATCTCGAAGCCGTGTATTTCGTTCACCCAGACCTCCAAGCCAGGCTCTTCCTCGCCACTCTCGGCCGCATTTTCTTCACCAGCGA GGTATATGGAAAGGTGAGGTACGTGAGTAGAATTGATCTGCTGTGGGAGCATGTACGGAGGAACGAGATCGAGGTTCCAGAATTCATATACGATCACGATGAAGATCTTGAGTACCGTCCGATGATGGACTATGGTCTCGAGAGTGATCATCCTAGGGTCTACGGTGCACCCTCGGTGGAATCCCATGTCTACTCCATGAGGTGCATTTCATaa